A genomic stretch from Camelus dromedarius isolate mCamDro1 chromosome 10, mCamDro1.pat, whole genome shotgun sequence includes:
- the LOC105104619 gene encoding olfactory receptor 1L8, translating into MERVNRTSSVSEFILLGLSSRPEDQKPLFALFFIMYVVTMVGNLLIILAIRSDTQLQTPMYFFLSILSFIDVCYTTAIVPKMLMNFLSKKKTISYAACMTQMYFFLAFANTESYLLAAMAIDRYVAICDPFQYVTAMSHHRCFLLVAFSCSISHLHSLLLVLLINCLLFCDSNVIHHFLCDINPLLKLSCSSTFVSEIVINTEGLITLMTPFIRVIISYLRILVAVLKIPSAAGKHKAFSTCGSHLTMVTLFYGSIIYVYFRPLSTYTIKDRVATVIYTVLSSMLNPFIYSLRNKDMKQGLRRLMSRRMS; encoded by the coding sequence ATGGAGAGGGTCAACCGAACGAGCAGTGTCTCCGAGTTCATCCTCCTGGGACTCTCCTCCCGGCCGGAGGACCAGAAGCCACTCTTTGCCCTGTTCTTCATCATGTATGTGGTTACCATGGTGGGAAACTTGCTTATCATCTTGGCTATCCGCTCTGACACTCAGCTCCAGACAcccatgtattttttccttagCATTTTGTCTTTTATTGATGTTTGCTATACAACAGCCATCGTCCCCAAAATGCTGATGAACTTTCTGTCAAAGAAGAAGACCATCTCTTATGCTGCATGTATGACCCAGATGTATTTCTTCTTGGCTTTTGCCAACACAGAAAGTTACCTCCTGGCAGCCATGGCCAttgaccgctatgtggccattTGTGACCCCTTCCAGTATGTCACTGCCATGAGCCACCATCGTTGTTTTCTGTTGGTGGCCTTCTCCTGCTCCATCTCTCACCTCCATTCTCTCTTACTGGTTCTCCTGATAAATTGTCTTCTCTTTTGTGACTCCAACGTCATTCACCACTTCCTCTGTGACATCAACCCTCTGCTGAAATTATCCTGCTCCTCCACGTTTGTCAGTGAAATTGTAATTAACACAGAAGGGCTGATCACTTTGATGACCCCCTTTATACGTGTTATCATCTCTTACCTACGAATCCTCGTTGCTGTTCTGAAGATCCCGTCAGCTGCTGGGAAGCATAAGGCTTTCTCTACCTGTGGCTCCCACCTCACCATGGTGACCCTCTTTTATGGAAgcattatttatgtttatttccgACCCCTGTCCACTTACACCATCAAGGATCGGGTGGCCACAGTCATCTACACAGTTTTGTCCTCTATGCTGAACCCTTTCATCTACAGCCTGAGGAACAAAGACATGAagcagggcctgaggaggctgatGAGCAGGAGGATGTCCTAG
- the LOC135322363 gene encoding histone H3.3A-like, producing the protein MEVFAAAAAPLSLSNASAASRLPSSNRRRRRTARKAPRKNLATKASRKSAPSTGGVKKPHRYRPGTVALREIRRYQKSTELLIRKLPFQRLVRGIAQDFKTDLRFQSAALGALQAASKACLAFLKTPTCVLSMPKV; encoded by the exons ATGGAGGTGTTCGCAGCCGCCGCCGCGCCGCTGTCGCTCTCCAACGCCAGCGCTGCCTCTAGATTGCCGAGCTCCAACCGAAGGAGAAGGAGG ACCGCCCGCAAAGCACCGAGGAAGAACCTGGCTACAAAAGCCTCTCGCAAGAGTGCGCCCTCTACTGGAGGGGTGAAGAAACCTCATCGTTACAGGCCTGGTACCGTGGCACTCCGTGAAATTAGACGTTATCAGAAGTCCACTGAACTTCTGATTCGCAAACTTCCCTTCCAGCGTCTGGTGCGGGGAATTGCTCAGGACTTCAAAACAGATCTGCGCTTCCAGAGTGCAGCTCTTGGTGCTTTGCAGGCGGCAAGTAAGGCCTGTCTGGCCTTTTTGAAGACACCAACCTGTGTGCTATCCATGCCAAAAGTGTAA